One Pseudochaenichthys georgianus chromosome 7, fPseGeo1.2, whole genome shotgun sequence DNA segment encodes these proteins:
- the pmelb gene encoding premelanosome protein b: protein MRTSVVLLVFLAVASHTVAKPRNRFTRYPSWNNKMYPIWKDGDARYKDSWKGGKVTFNVGNDSPTLTAAKVTFTIDLEFPHTQKVQPDGDVVWAEECIINGTKYGESEPVYPGQSSDLEAVFPDGTPFKKDKKPAYVFVWKTWGQYWQVADGASSSLTIDTDDIPLGSYTMDIVIYHYRSKEKFIPLGYASTQFSITDQIPFAVSLVQVNDIVAGDLRFIQNRAIAFSITLHDPSQYLSSADTTFNWDFGDESGALISRELTVTHTYITSGSFKPQVVIQAVIPDKACDPPADPTKTPSPPSHQGTTVKAAALVSAVPVLISTKAAGLTLSLVPSDTEEEASSTSNTQDAPSVAKTSSSLNRDAPAVGGVETGAKRPVTLTGRATVVVLAKREADDKPDDCVIYRYGSFCTGIEVFEAIEKVEIVQMDNSVMATHNMKRNVLDITVTCQGSLPKEVCSVILDADCLKPIHTECNMVEPSKECQLVLRHFFNDSGVYCINVSMANDVSLAVTSAKVKIDIASGLSSPGTIAMVLGFLVLVVALGIVAFSYKRFKAYRPLTEDLIVSSGPQVDRGHVGSGSSMFWKLLNRQGTVDDCPLLQDRPV from the exons AGCCCAGGAATCGCTTCACTCGTTATCCATCATGGAACAATAAGATGTACCCGATCTGGAAGGATGGAGACGCCCGGTACAAAGACTCCTGGAAAG GTGGGAAAGTGACTTTCAATGTTGGGAACGATTCCCCGACACTGACTGCAGCCAAAGTCACGTTCACCATCGACCTGGAGTTCCCGCACACCCAGAAGGTGCAGCCTGACGGAGACGTCGTCTGGGCCGAAGAGTGCATTATCaacg GAACTAAGTACGGTGAGTCCGAGCCGGTGTACCCGGGTCAGAGCTCAGACCTGGAGGCGGTGTTTCCTGACGGGACGCCCTTCAAGAAGGACAAGAAGCCGGCCTACGTGTTCGTCTGGAAAACATGGG GTCAGTACTGGCAGGTGGCGGACGGCgcctcctcctccctcaccaTCGACACAGACGACATCCCACTGGGCTCGTACACCATGGACATCGTGATCTACCACTACCGCAGCAAGGAGAAGTTCATCCCTCTGGGGTACGCCTCCACCCAGTTCTCCATCACCG ATCAAATCCCCTTCGCCGTCTCTCTGGTCCAAGTGAACGACATCGTGGCCGGAGACCTGCGCTTCATCCAGAACCGAGCGATCGCCTTCAGCATCACGCTGCACGACCCCAGCCAGTACCTGAGCTCCGCCGACACCACCTTCAACTGGGACTTTGGGGACGAGAGCGGAGCCCTGATCTCCAGAGAGCTCACCGTCACCCACACCTACATCACCTCCGGATCCTTCAAACCGCAGGTGGTCATCCAGGCCGTGATCCCAGACAAGGCCTGCGACCCTCCAGCAGATCCAACCAAGACCCCTAGTCCCCCCTCCCACCAGGGCACCACAG TGAAAGCTGCTGCTCTGGTGTCTGCTGTCCCCGTACTGATCTCCACTAAGGCTGCTGGTCTGACTCTGAGTCTGGTTCCTTCAGACACAGAGGAGGAGGCCTCCAGCACCTCCAACACTCAGGACGCACCATCAGTGGCAAAGACTTCCTCCTCCCTCAACCGTGACGCTCCGGCTGTAGGTGGAGTAGAAACAG GTGCAAAGCGACCAGTGACTCTGACAGGCAGAGCTACAGTGGTGGTTCTTGCTAAGAGAGAGGCTGATGATAAACCTGATGACTGTGTGATTTATCGGTATGGCTCCTTTTGCACCGGCATCGAAGTGTTTG AGGCCATTGAAAAAGTAGAAATTGTACAAATGGACAACTCTGTGATGGCAACACATAACATGAAGAgaaatgttttggatatcactGTGACCTGCCAGGGAAG CCTTCCCAAAGAGGTGTGCAGCGTGATTCTGGACGCAGATTGCTTGAAGCCAATTCACACAGAGTGCAACATGGTGGAGCCCTCTAAAGAGTGCCAGCTGGTGCTGCGTCACTTCTTCAATGACTCTGGTGTCTACTGCATCAACGTGTCCATGGCCAATGACGTCAGCTTAGCTGTCACCAGTGCCAAAGTCAAAATAGACATAG CTTCAGGTCTGTCGTCTCCAGGCACCATCGCCATGGTGTTGGGTTTCCTGGTACTCGTTGTAGCTTTAGGAATAGTGGCATTCTCCTACAA GCGCTTTAAGGCCTACCGCCCTCTGACGGAGGACCTGATCGTGTCTTCAGGCCCGCAGGTCGACCGGGGTCACGTCGGCTCTGGATCCTCGATGTTCTGGAAGCTTCTGAACAGACAGGGAACCGTGGACGACTGCCCTCTGCTGCAGGACCGGCCCGTGTGA
- the LOC117449496 gene encoding tubulin alpha-1B chain-like, with protein sequence MRECISIHVGQAGVQIGNACWELYCLEHGIQPDGQMPSDKTCGGGDDSFNTFFSETGAGKHVPRAVFVDLEPTVIDEVRTGIYRQLFHPEQLITGKEDAANNYARGHYTIGKEIIDTVLDRIRKLADQCTGLQGFLVFHSFGGGTGSGFTSLLMERLSVDYGKKSKLEFSIYPAPQVSTAVVEPYNAILTTHTTLEHSDCAFMVDNEAIYDICRRNLDIERPSYTNLNRLISQIVSSITASLRFDGALNVDLTEFQTNLVPYPRIHFPLATYAPVISAEKAYHEQLSVAEITNSCFEPANQLVKCDPRHGKYMACCLLYRGDVVPKDVNAAIATIKTKRSIQFVDWCPTGFKVGINYQPPTVVPGGDLAKVQRAVCMLSNTTAIAEAWARLDHKFDLMYAKRAFVHWYVGEGMEEGEFSEAREDMAALEKDYEEVGVDSIEGDGEEEGEEF encoded by the exons atg CGTGAGTGCATCTCTATCCACGTCGGTCAGGCTGGAGTCCAGATTGGCAATGCCTGCTGGGAGCTTTACTGCCTGGAACATGGGATCCAGCCGGACGGACAGATGCCCAGTGACAAGACGTGTGGAGGAGGAGACGACTCCTTCAACACCTTCTTCAGTGAGACTGGAGCTGGAAAGCACGTCCCCAGAGCAGTTTTTGTGGACCTGGAGCCCACTGTCATCG ATGAGGTGCGCACTGGGATCTACCGCCAGCTGTTCCACCCTGAGCAGCTGATCACTGGCAAGGAGGATGCTGCCAACAACTACGCCCGAGGACACTACACCATCGGCAAGGAGATCATTGACACAGTGCTGGACAGGATCCGCAAACTG GCTGACCAGTGCACCGGTCTTCAGGGTTTCCTGGTGTTCCACAGCTTCGGCGGGGGCACCGGCTCTGGTTTCACCTCCCTGCTGATGGAGCGTCTGTCCGTCGACTACGGCAAGAAGTCCAAGCTGGAGTTCTCCATCTACCCAGCTCCCCAGGTGTCCACCGCTGTGGTGGAGCCCTACAACGCCATCCTGACCACCCACACCACCCTGGAGCACTCTGACTGTGCCTTCATGGTTGATAACGAGGCTATTTATGATATCTGCCGTAGGAACCTCGATATCGAGCGTCCCTCTTACACCAACCTGAACAGGTTGATCAGTCAGATTGTGTCCTCCATCACTGCCTCCCTTCGCTTTGATGGTGCCCTCAATGTTGATCTGACAGAGTTCCAGACCAACTTGGTGCCCTATCCCCGTATCCACTTCCCTCTGGCCACCTATGCCCCTGTTATCTCTGCAGAGAAAGCGTACCACGAGCAGCTCTCAGTGGCAGAAATCACTAATTCCTGCTTCGAGCCAGCCAATCAGTTGGTGAAATGCGACCCACGCCACGGTAAATACATGGCCTGCTGCCTTTTGTATCGTGGTGATGTCGTTCCCAAAGACGTGAACGCTGCCATTGCCACCATCAAAACCAAGCGCTCCATCCAGTTTGTGGACTGGTGCCCCACTGGTTTCAAGGTGGGCATCAACTACCAGCCGCCCACTGTAGTTCCTGGTGGAGACCTGGCCAAGGTCCAGAGGGCTGTGTGCATGCTGAGCAACACCACTGCTATTGCAGAGGCCTGGGCTCGGCTTGACCACAAGTTTGATCTGATGTACGCTAAGCGTGCCTTTGTGCACTGGTATGTGGGTGAGGGTATGGAGGAGGGAGAGTTCTCTGAGGCCAGAGAGGACATGGCCGCTCTGGAGAAAGATTACGAGGAGGTTGGAGTCGACTCCATTGAGGGTgatggagaggaagagggagaagAATTTTAA